From Sphingopyxis sp. MWB1, a single genomic window includes:
- a CDS encoding TolC family outer membrane protein has translation MPVFQRRLQYSWSSRAIAFSALASFGLFSTSSASFGASPTSGELSWDGAVREAVAWHPSVTEAIARLSAREERISIAEAAGRPQISGGLNAGYNGAIGQGGWRPRAELSASQMLFDFGKLKSDVAMAEAGVRIGRATLLLAVDALARDTSLAIVEIQRARALERVARDQLASIGEINDLVHHRYRLGASTKSDWLQAQARVQAAEVSIREIGAERKRWEANLVYLLGRAEPPQLAQDPPPPLRGACERGEPEWNDIPAMMQAHAERDEARAERDRARADRMPTLALRGGGGSNLTDPFGRNDYNIGLNISAPLYSGGAYGARAREAEYGLRAADAAEARVRNDIGRQLAEARQQLQSLREVIDTLTARQASMSETGHLYRLQYLDMGTRTLVDLLNAQQELHQVRFDLVHIRFDILRLEAMCLYAAGRQREAYGLSGSRVRGVIL, from the coding sequence ATGCCGGTTTTTCAACGGCGTCTGCAATATAGCTGGTCTTCACGGGCAATCGCCTTTTCGGCCTTGGCTTCCTTTGGTTTATTCTCCACCTCTTCCGCATCCTTTGGCGCTTCGCCGACTAGCGGTGAACTAAGCTGGGACGGTGCGGTTCGCGAGGCCGTTGCCTGGCATCCTTCGGTCACGGAGGCTATTGCCCGCCTTTCGGCCCGCGAAGAGCGCATTTCGATCGCCGAGGCGGCGGGGCGCCCCCAGATCAGCGGCGGTTTGAACGCCGGATATAATGGCGCGATCGGACAGGGAGGGTGGCGCCCGCGCGCTGAATTATCCGCGTCGCAAATGCTGTTTGATTTCGGAAAGCTGAAAAGCGATGTCGCGATGGCAGAGGCGGGCGTGCGGATCGGACGAGCAACGCTCCTGCTGGCCGTCGATGCTCTGGCGCGCGACACCAGCCTTGCCATTGTTGAAATTCAACGCGCGCGCGCACTGGAACGGGTCGCACGCGATCAGCTCGCGAGCATTGGCGAGATTAACGATCTGGTCCATCACCGCTATCGTTTGGGAGCGAGTACCAAGTCAGATTGGCTCCAGGCGCAAGCCCGTGTGCAAGCGGCAGAGGTTTCCATTCGCGAAATCGGCGCTGAGCGGAAACGCTGGGAAGCAAATTTGGTCTATCTTCTGGGCAGGGCGGAACCGCCACAGTTGGCCCAGGACCCGCCCCCACCCCTTCGCGGGGCATGTGAACGGGGCGAGCCTGAGTGGAACGATATTCCCGCGATGATGCAGGCGCATGCGGAGCGCGACGAAGCCCGCGCGGAACGCGACCGGGCCCGGGCGGACCGGATGCCGACGCTGGCGCTGCGCGGCGGCGGCGGGAGCAACCTGACCGACCCGTTCGGGCGCAATGACTATAATATCGGCCTCAATATTTCCGCGCCCCTTTATAGCGGAGGGGCTTATGGTGCGCGGGCACGCGAGGCAGAATATGGACTGCGGGCAGCCGACGCAGCCGAAGCCCGCGTCCGCAACGATATCGGCCGCCAGCTTGCCGAGGCGCGGCAACAGCTTCAAAGTCTGCGTGAGGTCATCGACACTTTGACCGCCAGGCAGGCCAGCATGTCGGAAACCGGGCATTTATATCGCCTCCAATATCTCGACATGGGCACCCGTACGCTCGTCGATCTCCTGAACGCACAGCAGGAATTGCATCAGGTTCGCTTCGATCTCGTCCATATCCGCTTTGATATTCTCCGCTTGGAAGCAATGTGTCTCTATGCAGCGGGACGACAGCGCGAGGCCTATGGCCTTTCCGGATCGCGGGTGAGGGGGGTGATCTTGTGA
- a CDS encoding BapA/Bap/LapF family large adhesin, whose protein sequence is MKVYAPDGITIIGEGDVDAEGNYSVDIPPHINGEELFVTLTDAAGNVSLPGTGIAPDLTPPDAPTIDIDDLTGTIVTGTGEIGATVTIFDVDGVTVLGTGTVDGDGNYSITIAARTNGETLTAVQADAAGNVSLPGSGIAPDLTPPDAPTIDIDGLTGTIVTGVGEIGATVTIFDVDGVTVLGTGTVDGDGNYSITIAARTNGETLTAVQADATGNVSLPGTGVAPDLFDAVDDVNNAALDLIPTTTNVDLGSHTYVALLSLASIDLSANLSSAVTFTVGQSHTLDALFEYNGLANIGAASDYRVVLQQRINGEWVGVGGNGTATLLDVSLLGGDLAAMQDLGAGEYRAFMAFEGVAGLGILGELSVSGTDSDYTDIANIIAINASGNVITDVDGEGNADLAPAGTVVHSIIVNGVTTDVIVDGTIVAGQFGTLVIYLDGSYTYTPGSDAANIGKAESFTYVIARPDGVQESASLTIQIGSPDVALSWGAPGSNATIDFVASSDAVSAGVLFKHQVSTSTSDLLTLNNPALGGPQSANANFSVAAGTESNAVVHITASGGLVPTYTVTVTNIATSAVVHTQSLTAVIGVGGLGQVTVNAGTLPPGDYRVTVQAAGPALGFTSDVDLTQTVTNFNAFEVDATASASGNLLANDVAGSLFTAVLVESGGGFTEIGDTPVVLVGAHGTLTIDETGSYTYVPNPALPYSAVDLTDSFAYQIRHPNGEISQSELTVTVDVVDPGGALPAAAMMMIPDGGDVIMLAEMDAPAPLGQIALAPSAPLTYDLFEAPVEDANLLENYLKIGEQEDPGVGSVPGTVKDEPIESEIPPVMEDSLGYLIFDTEDNLGSTHQTMI, encoded by the coding sequence GTGAAAGTCTATGCGCCCGATGGCATCACCATTATCGGCGAAGGCGATGTGGACGCCGAGGGCAATTACAGCGTGGACATTCCGCCGCATATCAATGGCGAGGAACTGTTCGTTACGCTGACCGATGCGGCGGGGAATGTCTCCTTGCCGGGCACGGGCATCGCGCCCGATCTGACCCCGCCTGATGCGCCGACCATCGATATTGACGATCTCACCGGAACCATTGTGACGGGGACTGGTGAAATCGGCGCTACGGTGACCATCTTCGATGTCGACGGGGTTACAGTGCTGGGCACCGGAACCGTCGATGGCGATGGCAATTACAGCATCACCATTGCCGCCCGTACCAACGGGGAAACGCTGACCGCGGTTCAGGCCGACGCGGCGGGCAATGTCTCGCTGCCCGGCTCGGGCATCGCGCCCGATCTGACCCCGCCCGATGCGCCGACCATCGATATTGACGGTCTCACCGGCACCATTGTTACCGGAGTGGGTGAAATCGGCGCGACGGTGACGATCTTCGATGTCGACGGGGTTACGGTGCTTGGCACCGGAACCGTCGATGGCGACGGCAATTACAGCATCACCATTGCCGCCCGTACCAACGGGGAAACGCTGACTGCGGTTCAGGCCGATGCGACAGGCAATGTCTCGCTCCCCGGAACGGGCGTAGCGCCCGATCTGTTCGATGCGGTCGATGATGTGAATAACGCCGCGCTCGATCTGATACCGACGACAACCAATGTCGACCTGGGTAGCCATACCTATGTCGCGTTGCTGTCGCTCGCGAGCATTGATCTGTCGGCCAATCTCAGCAGTGCCGTGACCTTTACCGTTGGCCAATCCCACACATTGGACGCGCTGTTCGAATATAATGGGCTGGCCAATATAGGGGCGGCTTCCGACTATCGCGTTGTTCTGCAACAGCGGATCAACGGCGAATGGGTCGGTGTCGGCGGCAACGGCACGGCAACCCTCCTCGACGTTTCACTGCTGGGCGGCGACCTTGCTGCCATGCAGGATCTGGGCGCCGGGGAATATCGTGCCTTCATGGCCTTTGAAGGGGTCGCCGGCCTTGGGATATTGGGCGAGCTTTCGGTCAGCGGGACCGACAGCGATTATACCGACATCGCCAACATCATCGCGATCAATGCCAGCGGCAATGTGATCACCGATGTGGATGGCGAAGGGAATGCCGACCTGGCGCCGGCAGGAACCGTCGTGCACAGCATCATCGTCAATGGTGTAACGACCGACGTCATTGTTGACGGCACCATTGTGGCCGGACAATTTGGCACGCTGGTGATCTATCTCGACGGTAGCTACACCTATACGCCGGGAAGCGATGCCGCGAACATCGGCAAGGCCGAAAGCTTCACCTATGTGATTGCCCGGCCCGACGGGGTTCAGGAAAGCGCCTCGCTCACGATCCAGATCGGCAGCCCCGATGTGGCGCTGAGTTGGGGTGCGCCCGGCAGCAACGCAACGATCGACTTTGTCGCATCCAGCGATGCCGTCAGTGCCGGTGTCCTTTTCAAGCATCAAGTCAGCACATCCACGTCGGATCTGTTGACGCTAAACAATCCGGCTTTGGGAGGGCCGCAGTCCGCCAATGCTAACTTCTCGGTTGCAGCAGGAACCGAGTCGAATGCCGTCGTCCACATTACGGCAAGCGGCGGACTGGTCCCGACCTATACGGTCACGGTCACCAATATTGCGACCAGCGCGGTGGTTCATACCCAATCGCTGACCGCTGTGATCGGTGTAGGGGGACTGGGACAGGTAACAGTCAATGCCGGCACATTGCCGCCCGGTGATTACCGGGTCACGGTCCAGGCTGCGGGCCCCGCGCTCGGCTTTACCTCCGATGTCGATCTCACGCAGACTGTCACGAACTTCAATGCCTTTGAAGTGGATGCCACCGCCTCGGCCTCGGGCAATCTGCTAGCCAATGATGTCGCCGGTTCGCTGTTCACCGCGGTGCTGGTCGAGAGCGGCGGCGGCTTCACCGAAATTGGGGACACGCCAGTGGTGCTGGTCGGTGCGCATGGTACGCTGACCATCGATGAGACGGGAAGTTATACCTATGTCCCGAACCCGGCACTGCCCTATTCAGCGGTCGACCTGACCGACAGCTTCGCCTATCAGATCCGTCATCCCAATGGCGAGATTTCCCAAAGCGAGCTGACGGTGACAGTCGATGTCGTCGACCCGGGCGGGGCGCTGCCCGCCGCTGCGATGATGATGATCCCCGACGGCGGCGATGTCATCATGTTGGCGGAAATGGATGCGCCAGCTCCGCTGGGGCAGATCGCCCTGGCACCGTCCGCGCCGCTCACCTACGACTTGTTCGAGGCGCCGGTTGAGGACGCAAATCTTCTTGAAAACTATTTGAAAATAGGGGAACAAGAAGATCCTGGCGTCGGATCGGTGCCGGGGACTGTGAAGGACGAACCAATCGAAAGTGAAATCCCCCCCGTTATGGAGGATTCACTGGGATATTTGATATTTGATACAGAGGATAATCTGGGTTCAACGCATCAAACGATGATCTGA